A genomic stretch from Vibrio coralliilyticus includes:
- the apbC gene encoding iron-sulfur cluster carrier protein ApbC, with protein MRQFTSKQEFCAWLNQFEHSSLAPQWASVANIVTVGANAIQIAIPFAAKALVSELSEWVQSQQQGGEVAAFECEVTVAPKPLETHVGHEVKGVKNVIAVTSAKGGVGKSTTSVNLALAMAQSGAKVGLLDADIYGPSVPMMLGQQNATPVVRDDKWMQPIAAHGIYTHSIGYLVSKDEAAIWRGPMASKALAQLLNETEWPELDYLVIDMPPGTGDIQLTLAQQIPVTGAVIVTTPQDLALADARKGAAMFEKVQVPVVGLVENMSYHICSHCGGKEHIFGAGGAEKMSSEYGLDLLAQIPLHISMREDIDNGCPTVAARPDSEHAAQYIQLAESVCARMYWHGKEKPASIQFTMVE; from the coding sequence ATGCGTCAGTTCACTTCAAAGCAAGAATTTTGTGCTTGGTTAAACCAATTTGAGCACTCGAGTTTGGCTCCGCAATGGGCATCTGTGGCCAATATTGTCACGGTCGGAGCGAATGCTATCCAGATCGCGATTCCATTTGCGGCTAAAGCGCTCGTTAGCGAGTTGTCTGAATGGGTTCAGTCTCAGCAACAAGGTGGTGAGGTTGCCGCTTTTGAGTGTGAGGTTACCGTGGCACCTAAACCATTGGAAACTCATGTCGGCCATGAAGTAAAAGGGGTAAAAAATGTCATCGCAGTGACGTCTGCGAAAGGCGGTGTCGGTAAATCGACCACTTCAGTCAACTTAGCGCTTGCTATGGCGCAATCTGGTGCAAAAGTCGGGTTACTTGATGCGGATATTTATGGGCCGTCCGTACCAATGATGCTTGGCCAGCAAAATGCGACACCGGTTGTTCGTGATGACAAGTGGATGCAGCCAATAGCCGCGCATGGCATTTACACACATTCGATTGGTTATTTGGTATCGAAGGATGAAGCAGCAATTTGGCGCGGGCCGATGGCGTCTAAAGCACTGGCTCAACTGCTGAATGAGACGGAGTGGCCAGAGCTGGATTATTTGGTGATCGATATGCCGCCGGGTACGGGGGATATTCAGTTAACACTCGCGCAGCAAATTCCTGTGACCGGCGCTGTGATAGTGACCACGCCACAAGATCTCGCATTGGCCGACGCGCGCAAAGGTGCGGCTATGTTTGAGAAGGTACAAGTTCCAGTTGTGGGGCTAGTCGAGAACATGAGTTACCACATTTGCAGTCACTGTGGTGGTAAAGAGCACATCTTTGGGGCAGGTGGAGCGGAGAAGATGTCGAGTGAATATGGTCTCGATTTATTGGCTCAAATTCCTCTGCACATCTCTATGCGTGAAGACATCGATAACGGTTGCCCTACGGTGGCAGCGCGTCCAGATTCTGAACATGCGGCTCAGTATATTCAACTAGCAGAGTCTGTCTGTGCCCGAATGTACTGGCACGGCAAGGAAAAGCCGGCATCTATCCAATTTACAATGGTTGAGTAA
- the metG gene encoding methionine--tRNA ligase: MANDPRKLLVTCALPYANGSIHLGHMLEHIQADIWVRYQRLRGNTVNFICADDAHGTPIMLKAQQMGITPEEMIAAVSEEHQKDFAGFDISFDNYHSTHSEENRELASHIYLELKKNGFISSRTISQLFDPEKEMFLPDRFVKGTCPKCKSEDQYGDNCDNCGETYSPTELIEPKSAVSGATPVMKDSEHFFFDLPQFESMLQEWTRSGSLQAETANKMQEWFESGLQQWDISRDAPYFGFEIPGEKDKFFYVWLDAPIGYMGSFKNLCDKRDDLDFDEYWNKDSTTELYHFIGKDIVYFHSLFWPAMLEGSGFRKPNNVFVHGYVTVNGAKMSKSKGTFIKAATYLNHLDPECLRYYYAAKLNSRIDDLDLNLEDFTQRVNADVVNKIVNLASRNAGFITKRFEGKLSDNFAEPELYNEFVAAADRIAELFETREFGRAIREITALADKANQYVDEKAPWVVAKEEGKDQELQDICSVGINLFRVLMTYLKPVMPELAARTEGFLNEELTWEGIAAPLTGHEITKFKALFNRIDPKKVEAMVEASKEDAAAEVAAKEAAEAAKNQASQTELDKEPIADEIEFDDFAKVDLRIAKIVECEEVPKANKLLKLKLDIGGEVRQVFAGIKSAYKPEDLIGKHTVMVANLKPRKMKFGMSEGMVLAAGPGGSDLWILEPHEGAQPGMRVM, from the coding sequence ATGGCAAACGATCCAAGAAAACTACTGGTCACTTGTGCCCTTCCGTACGCTAACGGTTCGATTCACCTAGGTCATATGCTTGAGCACATTCAAGCTGATATCTGGGTTCGCTACCAACGCCTACGTGGCAACACTGTAAACTTCATCTGTGCTGACGATGCTCACGGCACGCCAATCATGCTAAAAGCACAACAGATGGGAATTACGCCAGAAGAGATGATCGCTGCAGTAAGTGAAGAGCACCAGAAAGACTTCGCTGGCTTCGATATTAGCTTCGATAACTACCACAGCACGCACTCTGAAGAGAACCGTGAGCTGGCTTCGCACATCTACCTTGAGCTGAAAAAGAACGGCTTTATTTCTAGCCGCACTATCTCTCAGCTTTTCGACCCTGAAAAAGAGATGTTCCTACCGGACCGTTTCGTAAAAGGGACTTGTCCTAAGTGTAAGTCAGAAGACCAATACGGTGATAACTGTGATAACTGTGGTGAGACTTACAGCCCGACTGAACTGATTGAGCCTAAATCAGCAGTATCTGGCGCAACTCCAGTAATGAAAGACTCTGAGCATTTCTTCTTCGATCTACCTCAGTTTGAAAGCATGCTGCAAGAGTGGACACGCTCTGGCTCACTTCAAGCTGAAACAGCGAACAAGATGCAAGAGTGGTTTGAGTCTGGTCTTCAACAGTGGGACATCTCTCGTGATGCACCGTATTTCGGCTTTGAAATCCCAGGCGAGAAAGACAAGTTCTTCTACGTATGGCTCGATGCCCCTATCGGCTACATGGGCTCATTCAAAAACCTATGTGACAAGCGCGATGACCTAGATTTCGATGAGTACTGGAATAAAGACAGCACAACTGAGCTTTACCACTTCATCGGTAAAGACATCGTTTACTTCCACTCGCTATTCTGGCCGGCAATGCTTGAAGGCTCTGGCTTCCGTAAGCCAAACAACGTATTCGTCCACGGCTACGTTACGGTAAACGGCGCTAAGATGTCCAAGTCAAAAGGCACGTTCATAAAAGCCGCGACTTACTTAAACCACCTAGATCCAGAATGTCTGCGTTACTACTACGCCGCTAAACTAAACAGCCGTATAGATGATCTAGATCTTAACCTTGAAGACTTCACTCAGCGTGTTAACGCAGACGTGGTCAACAAGATCGTTAACCTAGCGTCTCGCAACGCAGGCTTTATCACTAAGCGTTTTGAAGGCAAGCTATCTGACAACTTCGCTGAGCCTGAGCTATACAACGAATTCGTTGCAGCCGCTGATCGTATCGCAGAGCTTTTTGAAACTCGTGAGTTTGGCCGTGCTATCCGTGAAATCACAGCGCTAGCAGACAAAGCAAACCAATACGTTGATGAAAAAGCACCGTGGGTTGTAGCGAAAGAAGAAGGTAAAGACCAAGAACTGCAAGACATCTGTTCTGTGGGTATTAACCTATTCCGCGTTCTGATGACTTACCTGAAACCAGTTATGCCAGAGCTTGCTGCACGAACTGAAGGCTTCCTAAACGAAGAACTGACTTGGGAAGGTATCGCTGCACCACTAACTGGTCACGAAATCACTAAGTTCAAAGCGCTATTCAACCGCATCGATCCTAAGAAGGTTGAAGCCATGGTTGAAGCTTCAAAAGAAGATGCAGCAGCAGAAGTTGCAGCAAAAGAAGCGGCAGAAGCAGCAAAGAACCAAGCAAGCCAGACTGAACTTGATAAAGAGCCAATTGCGGACGAAATCGAGTTTGATGACTTTGCGAAAGTTGATCTTCGTATTGCTAAGATCGTTGAATGTGAAGAAGTACCAAAAGCAAACAAGCTTCTCAAATTGAAGTTGGATATCGGTGGTGAAGTGCGTCAGGTATTTGCAGGCATTAAGTCCGCTTACAAGCCTGAAGATCTGATTGGTAAGCACACAGTCATGGTGGCAAACCTTAAACCACGTAAGATGAAGTTTGGTATGTCTGAAGGCATGGTACTGGCAGCAGGCCCAGGTGGCAGTGATCTTTGGATCCTAGAGCCGCACGAAGGTGCCCAGCCAGGCATGCGTGTCATGTAA
- a CDS encoding type III PLP-dependent enzyme, with product MAIAHSVLDFQSYTSNALSAQESQLIQSSIDQLGSPLLLLDCDVVRQQYQALSRALPNVTLHFALKPLPHPAVVQTLLAEGASFDLATSGEVELVAQQGVPAERTIHTHPIKRDSDIRDALAYGCKVFVVDNINELEKFVAYRDEVELLVRLSFRNSEAFADLSKKFGCTPKQALELIAQAQEWNIHIKGLSFHVGSQTMNPQKYVDAINTCCEVMEQVVVQNLPALSTLDIGGGFPVSYNSQVMPIELFCQPINQALSQLPETVQVIAEPGRFIVAQAMTSVASVMGQAERDGQIWYYLDDGIYGSFSGLMFDDAKYPLTTLNKEGECLPSVLAGPTCDSIDVIAENIMLPKLNNGDLVVGRMMGAYTSATATDFNFFKRAQTVLVNQQSVAQERLIG from the coding sequence ATGGCTATCGCTCATTCTGTCCTTGATTTTCAGTCTTACACTTCTAACGCACTATCTGCGCAAGAGTCACAACTTATCCAATCGTCTATAGATCAATTGGGCTCACCACTTTTGTTACTGGACTGCGATGTAGTACGTCAGCAATACCAAGCTTTGAGTCGCGCATTACCAAATGTCACTCTTCACTTTGCACTGAAGCCTTTGCCACATCCTGCTGTGGTGCAAACACTGTTAGCAGAAGGAGCCAGTTTCGACCTAGCCACCAGTGGAGAAGTTGAGTTGGTCGCACAACAAGGTGTACCTGCTGAAAGAACTATTCACACTCACCCAATCAAACGCGATAGCGACATTCGTGACGCTCTTGCTTATGGATGCAAAGTCTTTGTAGTAGATAACATCAATGAACTGGAAAAGTTTGTTGCTTATCGAGATGAAGTCGAGTTGTTGGTTCGCTTAAGTTTTCGTAACTCTGAGGCCTTCGCTGATCTGTCGAAAAAGTTTGGTTGCACTCCAAAACAAGCGCTAGAGTTAATTGCTCAAGCTCAAGAGTGGAATATTCACATCAAGGGTTTGTCATTTCATGTCGGTTCTCAGACGATGAATCCACAGAAGTATGTGGATGCGATCAACACTTGCTGCGAAGTGATGGAACAGGTGGTTGTTCAAAATCTACCAGCCTTGAGCACATTGGATATTGGCGGTGGCTTCCCTGTCAGCTACAACTCACAAGTAATGCCTATTGAGCTCTTTTGCCAGCCGATAAATCAAGCATTGAGTCAGCTACCTGAAACCGTTCAAGTTATCGCTGAGCCAGGGCGTTTTATTGTCGCTCAAGCTATGACGAGTGTCGCTTCAGTTATGGGGCAAGCAGAGCGTGATGGACAAATCTGGTATTACCTTGATGACGGTATCTATGGCTCCTTTAGTGGGTTAATGTTCGATGACGCTAAATACCCACTGACAACCTTAAATAAAGAGGGTGAATGCTTACCGAGCGTTTTAGCAGGACCAACATGCGACAGCATTGACGTGATTGCTGAAAACATCATGCTACCCAAGTTGAACAACGGTGACTTAGTGGTTGGGCGTATGATGGGAGCCTATACCAGTGCGACTGCAACAGACTTTAACTTCTTCAAGCGAGCACAAACGGTGCTAGTCAACCAGCAAAGCGTTGCCCAAGAGAGATTAATCGGCTAA
- the udp gene encoding uridine phosphorylase produces the protein MSQAVFHLGVTEADLAGATLAIIPGDPARVQKIAEEMENPVFLASHREYTLYRAELDGKPVVVCSTGIGGPSTSIAVEELAQLGVRTFLRVGTTGAIQPHVNVGDMIVSTGSVRLDGASLHFAPMEFPAVADFEVATAMKAAVEESGATVHMGVTASSDTFYPGQERYDTFSGRVVKRFQGSMKEWQDMGVLNFEMESATLLTMCASSGLKAGCVAGVIINRTQKEIPDHSTLKETEARSIKVVVEAARKML, from the coding sequence ATGTCTCAAGCCGTATTTCACTTAGGTGTTACTGAAGCTGATCTTGCTGGTGCGACACTCGCGATTATTCCAGGTGACCCAGCTCGCGTTCAGAAAATCGCTGAAGAGATGGAAAATCCAGTATTTTTGGCTAGTCACCGTGAATACACCCTGTACCGTGCAGAGCTAGATGGCAAGCCAGTTGTGGTTTGTTCTACAGGTATCGGCGGCCCTTCAACTTCAATCGCGGTTGAAGAACTGGCGCAACTTGGTGTACGTACTTTCTTACGTGTTGGTACTACAGGTGCAATTCAGCCACACGTTAACGTTGGTGACATGATTGTATCAACAGGCTCGGTTCGCTTGGATGGTGCAAGTCTTCACTTTGCTCCAATGGAATTCCCAGCAGTGGCAGATTTTGAAGTGGCTACAGCAATGAAAGCGGCGGTTGAAGAGTCTGGTGCCACTGTTCATATGGGTGTAACAGCATCAAGCGATACGTTCTACCCAGGTCAAGAGCGTTATGATACGTTCTCTGGCCGTGTGGTTAAGCGCTTCCAAGGTTCTATGAAAGAATGGCAAGATATGGGTGTGCTGAACTTTGAAATGGAGTCTGCGACACTGCTAACCATGTGTGCTAGCTCAGGCTTGAAAGCTGGCTGTGTGGCAGGTGTTATCATCAACCGTACTCAGAAAGAGATCCCAGACCATTCAACGTTGAAAGAAACAGAAGCGCGTTCAATCAAAGTTGTGGTTGAAGCTGCACGCAAAATGCTTTAA
- a CDS encoding zinc/cadmium/mercury/lead-transporting ATPase codes for MCTKHQACRSDKVAVNPSNTGSCASPKISTIKVAGVEMADSGCCSSDNCTSGTDPADEESDSGRLQKPNVTQSWKIGGMDCPSCARKIETAVNKVDGVVEAKVLFATEKLVVKVGHSGVAQLVEQTILDTGFSFASPNSSSNQKTASGWKHIFKQNAQIIAIASAMAVAAVLKPALPLVSEWMFILTCLAGLYPIGKKAIVLAKSGTPFAIETLMSVAALGALYLGETVEAAMVLLLFLIGEQLEAFAASRARSGVQALMELVPETATKIIDGQRVEVSASELQPGDIIEVSPGARLPADGKLIGDVASFDESALTGESIPVERYQNESVMAGAVVVDKVVRFTITSKQGENAIDRILHLIEEAESRKAPLERFLDKFSRWYTPLMMLVSLFVIIVPPMFFAQPWETWVYRGLALLLIACPCALVISTPAAITSGLAAAAKRGALIKGGAALEQLGKIETIAFDKTGTLTKGKPEVTDIITFGDVRESEVLESIAAIEVGSSHPLAVSLVNKAKSTGVHLPEALDKQALIGSGVRGVVNGVVYQAIAPSKLGFELSGNIESRIQQMEEQGKTVVVAVQNEDTVMGLIAWQDTLREDSAKAVKALKGLGINSIMLTGDNPRSAQAISSMIDIDFKASLLPQDKVTYVEELSSNANVAMVGDGINDAPAMKASSIGIAMGGGTDVALETADAAITHNRLVELASMIELSRATLSNIRQNIFLALGLKGVFLVTSLLGITGLWVAVLADSGATAIVTLNALRLLKFKSQQD; via the coding sequence ATGTGCACCAAACATCAAGCATGTCGTTCAGATAAAGTAGCGGTTAATCCCTCAAATACAGGCTCTTGTGCCAGCCCAAAAATTTCGACCATCAAGGTTGCAGGCGTTGAAATGGCAGATTCTGGCTGCTGTAGCTCAGACAACTGCACTAGTGGTACGGATCCAGCCGATGAGGAAAGTGACTCCGGCCGGTTACAAAAACCAAATGTGACGCAAAGCTGGAAAATCGGTGGTATGGATTGCCCATCCTGCGCGCGAAAAATTGAAACTGCCGTCAACAAAGTTGATGGTGTTGTTGAAGCAAAAGTTCTGTTTGCGACAGAAAAATTGGTTGTAAAAGTAGGCCACTCTGGTGTGGCACAACTGGTTGAACAAACTATTCTTGATACTGGCTTTAGCTTTGCCAGTCCCAACTCTTCTTCTAATCAAAAAACGGCTTCTGGCTGGAAACATATCTTCAAGCAAAACGCCCAGATTATTGCCATTGCATCGGCGATGGCGGTTGCGGCAGTGCTCAAACCGGCTCTTCCTCTAGTCAGCGAATGGATGTTTATTCTAACGTGTTTGGCTGGCCTATATCCCATCGGTAAGAAAGCCATTGTATTAGCCAAATCAGGTACGCCCTTTGCCATTGAAACACTAATGAGTGTGGCAGCACTGGGTGCTCTTTATTTGGGGGAGACTGTCGAAGCAGCCATGGTATTGCTGCTGTTCTTGATTGGTGAGCAGTTAGAGGCTTTTGCCGCTTCTCGAGCCCGAAGCGGCGTTCAAGCCTTGATGGAATTGGTGCCGGAAACCGCGACTAAAATTATTGACGGCCAGCGTGTTGAAGTCTCAGCCAGTGAGTTGCAACCTGGCGATATCATTGAGGTCTCGCCTGGAGCAAGATTGCCCGCAGATGGCAAATTAATCGGTGACGTAGCCAGTTTCGATGAAAGTGCACTCACCGGTGAATCCATCCCAGTCGAACGTTATCAAAATGAATCCGTCATGGCTGGTGCCGTTGTGGTGGACAAAGTGGTGCGCTTTACCATTACCTCTAAACAAGGTGAGAACGCCATTGATCGTATTCTTCATCTAATTGAAGAAGCAGAATCACGTAAAGCGCCTCTGGAACGTTTCTTAGATAAATTTAGCCGTTGGTACACGCCACTCATGATGCTGGTATCGCTGTTTGTGATTATCGTACCGCCAATGTTCTTTGCTCAGCCTTGGGAAACTTGGGTATACCGCGGCCTAGCGTTGCTGTTGATTGCATGCCCTTGTGCACTGGTGATCTCCACACCAGCAGCGATTACATCAGGGTTGGCGGCAGCAGCAAAACGTGGGGCTCTAATTAAAGGTGGAGCGGCGTTAGAACAACTTGGAAAGATTGAAACCATTGCCTTCGATAAGACGGGTACTTTGACTAAAGGTAAACCGGAAGTGACGGACATTATCACATTTGGTGATGTTAGAGAGTCCGAAGTACTCGAAAGTATCGCGGCTATTGAGGTGGGTTCAAGTCATCCTCTGGCAGTCTCGCTGGTGAACAAAGCCAAATCAACAGGTGTCCACTTACCGGAAGCTTTGGACAAACAGGCGTTGATCGGTAGTGGAGTCCGTGGTGTGGTGAATGGGGTTGTGTATCAGGCAATTGCACCAAGTAAGCTTGGGTTTGAGTTGAGCGGTAACATCGAATCTCGTATTCAGCAGATGGAAGAGCAAGGTAAGACGGTCGTAGTAGCTGTGCAGAATGAAGATACGGTGATGGGCTTGATTGCTTGGCAAGACACCTTGCGTGAAGACTCCGCCAAAGCCGTGAAGGCGCTGAAAGGCTTAGGCATTAATTCGATCATGTTAACGGGTGATAACCCTCGCAGCGCGCAAGCGATCAGCTCGATGATCGACATTGACTTTAAAGCCAGCCTGCTGCCTCAGGATAAAGTAACCTATGTTGAGGAGCTGTCCTCCAACGCGAATGTCGCTATGGTTGGCGACGGCATCAATGATGCTCCTGCGATGAAAGCATCAAGCATCGGGATCGCTATGGGCGGTGGTACGGACGTTGCTCTCGAAACCGCAGATGCTGCAATTACTCACAACCGATTGGTGGAGCTGGCAAGTATGATAGAGCTGTCACGTGCGACACTAAGCAATATTCGTCAGAATATCTTCTTAGCCCTGGGTCTGAAGGGAGTGTTCTTAGTGACCAGTTTATTGGGTATTACTGGCCTCTGGGTGGCAGTATTAGCAGATAGTGGGGCAACAGCGATTGTGACGTTGAATGCGCTTCGGCTATTGAAATTCAAGTCTCAGCAGGATTAG
- a CDS encoding MATE family efflux transporter, with translation MQSQSAKFVEGSTMRHILVMSGAGSVGLMALFVVDLLDMLFISMLGQVELAAAVGFAGTLVFFSTSISIGTSIAMGALVSKAIGAKQRAHARHLSSSIIATAFVISSVVSAVMFICIPELLQAIGAKGYVAERAEAYLRILIPSGPVIAIAMSAGAGLRAAGDAKRSMWATLAGGIANAILDPIFIFGFGWNVEGVAIATVFARFTVLFFSIYPLIRVHQLVAPLSLSDWSRNLKAILMIAIPAIITNIATPIGNAIVTTSIAQYGEDFVAGYAVIGRLIPVCFAVIFALSGAVGPIIGQNFGAERFDRVRDTLNNSLIVTTTYTILVCFILYFAQSLVISGFSLKGDAAVIVSAFCTYVAVSFIFNGAQFVANTSFNNLGKPLYSTALNLGKATLGTLPFVYLGSSWFGALGVLYGQAFGSIVFGILATFVLRMHLADLMKGETTELVEEDPSITSINSQPFCTHDAVLIDEVASQKDILPQEVKNS, from the coding sequence ATGCAAAGCCAGAGCGCAAAATTTGTTGAAGGCTCCACTATGCGCCATATTTTGGTGATGTCTGGGGCTGGCTCTGTTGGTTTGATGGCCCTATTTGTTGTTGACTTACTGGACATGCTGTTCATCAGCATGTTGGGGCAAGTCGAGCTAGCGGCTGCCGTTGGTTTTGCAGGCACTCTGGTATTTTTCTCCACCTCGATTTCAATTGGTACCTCAATTGCAATGGGCGCGTTGGTGTCCAAAGCGATTGGCGCTAAACAACGCGCTCATGCTAGGCACCTAAGCAGTAGTATTATTGCCACGGCGTTTGTTATCAGTAGCGTGGTTAGCGCTGTGATGTTTATTTGTATCCCCGAGTTGTTGCAGGCGATTGGTGCGAAAGGGTACGTGGCAGAGCGTGCAGAAGCTTATTTGAGAATACTGATCCCAAGCGGCCCTGTGATTGCTATTGCCATGTCCGCGGGAGCAGGTTTAAGGGCGGCTGGAGACGCAAAGCGCTCCATGTGGGCGACGCTTGCAGGCGGTATTGCTAATGCGATTCTTGATCCTATTTTTATCTTTGGTTTTGGTTGGAATGTTGAAGGGGTAGCGATTGCCACCGTCTTTGCCCGCTTTACCGTGTTGTTTTTTTCTATCTATCCGCTGATTCGCGTTCATCAACTAGTTGCACCGCTATCTTTGTCCGATTGGAGCCGTAATCTCAAAGCAATTTTGATGATTGCGATTCCAGCCATTATCACCAATATCGCGACCCCGATTGGCAACGCAATCGTAACAACGTCAATTGCACAATATGGCGAAGATTTTGTCGCAGGTTATGCGGTTATCGGGCGTCTGATCCCAGTGTGTTTTGCGGTGATATTTGCTCTGTCGGGGGCAGTCGGGCCAATCATAGGTCAAAATTTTGGAGCTGAGCGATTTGATCGTGTGCGTGATACGTTAAACAACTCACTCATCGTGACCACTACTTACACGATTCTGGTTTGCTTCATTCTCTACTTCGCACAATCGTTGGTGATTTCTGGGTTCAGCTTGAAAGGTGATGCCGCCGTTATCGTCTCTGCCTTTTGTACCTATGTGGCTGTGAGCTTTATTTTCAATGGGGCGCAATTTGTTGCCAATACCTCTTTCAATAACCTTGGTAAGCCGTTGTATTCGACAGCATTAAACTTAGGTAAAGCGACGTTGGGGACCTTGCCGTTTGTTTATTTAGGTTCGAGTTGGTTTGGGGCGCTAGGCGTGCTGTATGGTCAAGCGTTTGGGTCGATTGTATTTGGTATCCTAGCGACCTTTGTTTTACGTATGCACTTGGCCGATTTAATGAAAGGTGAAACCACAGAGCTGGTGGAGGAAGATCCCTCGATTACCAGTATCAACTCTCAGCCGTTTTGTACTCATGATGCTGTCTTGATTGATGAAGTGGCCAGTCAGAAAGACATCTTGCCTCAGGAAGTAAAAAATAGTTGA
- a CDS encoding CBS domain-containing protein has product MESLKVRDYMTLQAVTFKPEMSLSAALDKMMKSSYLGGPVINEKEEVIGFLSGHDLLDKLVKVSYYCQDTHIVSDCMHPEVISVGPDTSIIELADMMQVGKPKVYPVIDNGKLVGIITRRDVLRAVARNLDDCFKHPV; this is encoded by the coding sequence ATGGAATCATTGAAAGTCAGAGATTACATGACACTGCAAGCAGTGACGTTCAAGCCTGAAATGTCGCTAAGTGCTGCGTTGGACAAAATGATGAAGTCGAGTTATCTCGGTGGACCGGTTATTAACGAGAAAGAAGAAGTCATAGGCTTTCTTTCAGGTCATGACTTACTCGATAAGCTGGTTAAGGTCAGTTATTACTGTCAGGATACTCACATTGTGTCAGATTGTATGCATCCCGAAGTTATTTCGGTGGGGCCGGATACTTCGATTATTGAGTTGGCAGATATGATGCAGGTAGGTAAGCCTAAAGTGTACCCTGTTATAGATAATGGGAAATTGGTTGGGATCATCACTCGCCGAGATGTGTTAAGGGCAGTAGCTAGGAACTTGGATGATTGCTTTAAGCATCCGGTATAG
- the nrtS gene encoding nitrate/nitrite transporter NrtS — protein sequence MIVNMIKRALIIAFVVGTLLNLINQYDAILGEATIHWTKVLLTYCVPFCVSLFSSWLATRDAQAHYSDD from the coding sequence ATGATCGTAAACATGATAAAAAGAGCGCTAATTATTGCATTCGTGGTGGGGACTCTACTGAATTTAATCAACCAGTATGATGCAATCCTAGGTGAGGCGACTATCCATTGGACTAAAGTGCTTTTGACCTACTGCGTGCCTTTTTGTGTCTCACTGTTCAGCAGTTGGTTAGCAACACGTGATGCTCAGGCCCATTATTCCGATGATTAG
- a CDS encoding sensor domain-containing diguanylate cyclase, with product MSSTFSAAVANNPDLMHAVFESLPEPTFLLNKSGVYIEAWGGTDTKRHHNPASLIGLNQEQVLPADKATWFSQVIVDVINTQKPAELSYSLNPKDLTCFEGIQGPIEIQHFSALVIPLPNTEYVLWTVRNISEYQRALDKLAQQQLELERLTYREHLTQVYNRYAMDALLPDAITLARQNNLGAAVFMIDIDCFKEFNDHYGHIKGDEALKALGKAIKQWAHDSDLCFRYGGDEFLVFVPGISEQNCIQHAQNLLDTIAALALEHDTSHVSQYLTITVGIRHCDPIPADMTAEQFVGIADKALFFAKKHQRGTIHKM from the coding sequence GTGAGCTCGACATTTTCAGCGGCAGTCGCCAATAACCCAGATCTCATGCATGCTGTCTTTGAATCACTACCAGAACCGACATTCTTACTCAACAAGTCTGGGGTCTATATTGAAGCTTGGGGTGGCACAGACACGAAACGCCATCATAACCCTGCCTCCTTGATCGGCCTTAACCAAGAGCAAGTTTTACCTGCCGACAAGGCAACCTGGTTCAGTCAGGTGATCGTTGATGTCATCAATACACAAAAGCCCGCTGAACTCAGTTACTCACTCAACCCGAAAGATCTCACATGTTTTGAGGGGATTCAGGGACCAATTGAAATTCAACATTTCAGCGCCTTGGTCATCCCATTGCCCAACACGGAATACGTGTTATGGACAGTGCGTAATATCTCCGAATATCAACGAGCTCTCGACAAACTAGCCCAACAACAATTGGAGCTTGAACGACTCACTTACCGAGAGCACCTCACTCAAGTCTATAACCGTTACGCAATGGATGCGTTGCTACCCGACGCGATAACACTCGCAAGGCAAAATAACCTCGGTGCGGCGGTATTTATGATCGATATTGATTGTTTCAAGGAGTTCAATGATCACTATGGACACATCAAAGGAGATGAAGCGTTAAAAGCGTTAGGAAAAGCTATCAAGCAATGGGCTCACGATAGCGACTTGTGCTTTCGATATGGAGGAGATGAGTTTCTGGTGTTTGTGCCCGGCATTTCAGAGCAAAACTGCATTCAGCATGCTCAGAACCTCCTCGACACGATCGCTGCTCTCGCACTTGAACACGACACATCACACGTTTCTCAATACCTAACAATTACTGTTGGGATTCGTCATTGCGATCCAATCCCCGCAGATATGACCGCGGAACAGTTTGTGGGAATTGCAGACAAAGCCTTGTTCTTTGCCAAAAAACACCAACGAGGCACCATCCACAAAATGTAA